From a single Pseudobutyrivibrio xylanivorans genomic region:
- a CDS encoding flagellin produces the protein MVVQHNMQASNASRMYNITQDNIGKESEKLSSGFRINRSADDAAGLAISEKMRKQCRGLDRASTNIEDGISLVQVADGALNETHAMLQRMNELCVQAANGTNSESDRKDIQNEITQLKQEINRIAVTTSFNDEIYPLNANTSLKEIGTKEVENLSLPSGYTMMSFTIEHDLVDPMYYEGTMYNTGDNVEFVDLICASKYNMKEQSVTLPGYVMTMEASVDGRLGGGSTKLRSNAYQKMSEWEGMYATVTDEQRDGIFWDVRNTSRDSLKIDADGNLYHTLGFGNYYYYTDRGFVENPGIDGSTYKGHELTTEEKEQIEEKYGIKFLTMDYVTQKVINFNHIDGSEIDHLYLQTSGETNEGLTVLGVNATTKSLGIDKLSVETENLATAGIDLVGEAIMRVNAMRSYFGAIQNRLEHAVKNTDNTVENTTAAESRIRDTDMAGEMVKISKDRILAQAGEAVLSKANSNQQYVLSLLQ, from the coding sequence ATGGTAGTTCAGCATAATATGCAGGCCAGCAATGCTAGCCGAATGTATAATATTACACAGGACAATATTGGAAAAGAATCTGAAAAGCTTTCAAGCGGTTTTAGAATTAACCGCTCTGCTGACGATGCTGCAGGTCTTGCCATTTCTGAGAAAATGCGAAAGCAGTGTCGAGGTCTTGATAGAGCATCTACTAATATCGAAGATGGAATTTCTTTGGTTCAGGTGGCTGACGGCGCCTTAAATGAAACTCATGCTATGCTTCAAAGAATGAATGAACTATGCGTTCAGGCAGCCAACGGCACTAATTCTGAGAGTGATAGAAAAGACATTCAAAATGAGATAACACAGTTGAAGCAGGAGATTAATAGAATTGCAGTGACTACTAGTTTTAATGATGAGATATACCCACTGAATGCAAATACTAGTTTGAAAGAGATTGGTACGAAGGAAGTTGAAAACCTCTCACTTCCATCTGGGTACACGATGATGTCGTTTACGATTGAGCATGATTTAGTGGATCCGATGTATTATGAAGGAACTATGTATAACACAGGCGATAACGTAGAATTTGTCGACCTGATTTGTGCTAGTAAATATAATATGAAAGAACAATCAGTTACTCTGCCAGGATATGTGATGACAATGGAGGCGTCGGTTGATGGAAGATTAGGTGGAGGTAGCACTAAGCTTAGATCGAATGCTTACCAGAAAATGTCAGAATGGGAAGGTATGTATGCAACAGTAACAGATGAACAGCGTGATGGAATCTTTTGGGATGTAAGAAATACGTCTAGGGATTCCTTAAAAATAGATGCGGATGGCAATTTATACCATACTCTCGGATTTGGAAACTATTATTACTATACCGATAGAGGTTTTGTAGAGAATCCTGGAATTGATGGAAGTACCTATAAAGGTCATGAATTAACTACTGAAGAAAAAGAGCAAATAGAAGAAAAGTATGGTATCAAATTTTTAACTATGGATTATGTTACACAGAAGGTTATCAATTTTAACCATATAGATGGCAGTGAAATCGACCACCTCTACCTCCAAACCTCCGGTGAAACCAACGAAGGCCTCACAGTGCTTGGTGTCAACGCTACCACGAAATCACTTGGTATTGACAAGCTCAGTGTAGAAACAGAGAATTTGGCAACCGCAGGTATCGATTTGGTTGGCGAGGCTATCATGCGTGTAAATGCCATGCGTAGTTATTTTGGTGCCATTCAGAATCGTCTGGAGCATGCGGTAAAAAATACAGACAATACCGTCGAAAATACTACAGCTGCTGAATCCAGAATCCGCGACACAGATATGGCTGGGGAGATGGTGAAGATTTCTAAGGACAGAATACTGGCTCAGGCTGGCGAAGCAGTCCTATCGAAAGCAAACTCTAACCAGCAGTATGTCCTTTCATTATTGCAATAA
- a CDS encoding LacI family DNA-binding transcriptional regulator, with amino-acid sequence MAGKKVTIKDVAREAGVSVATVSYVVNGRTDLRISDETRKRVLHVINLLNYSPNQTAKALASNKKSLIALTTSENTSVLKLAEERHTLNILSAFLHEHGYELLTIAPGSMDNYSQAAAILCIDMEKKDFQTLGNNNFIPLLSVDGFINDPLFFQINNDLARVQASASEGLGTDYTFVGLMPNNKERQAQIKKAFKKVCFITSFEDLKDLSDNIVTTDYVINEMLSSSHNCRYIDNLPFEKMELILKSVEQAIERTPIESHDLYI; translated from the coding sequence ATGGCAGGAAAGAAAGTTACAATCAAAGATGTTGCCCGTGAGGCTGGTGTGTCTGTTGCCACAGTTTCATATGTTGTAAACGGCCGCACGGATTTACGAATATCTGATGAGACCAGAAAGAGGGTCCTTCACGTAATCAATCTTCTAAATTATTCTCCTAACCAGACGGCGAAGGCTTTGGCATCAAATAAAAAAAGCCTCATAGCACTGACAACCAGCGAGAATACTTCTGTTCTGAAGCTAGCAGAAGAACGGCACACCCTCAACATTCTTTCCGCCTTTCTTCATGAGCATGGCTACGAGCTTCTGACTATAGCACCAGGTTCAATGGATAATTACAGTCAGGCTGCTGCAATACTTTGCATAGATATGGAAAAGAAGGATTTCCAAACTCTTGGAAATAATAATTTTATCCCGCTTCTTTCCGTGGATGGTTTTATTAATGACCCACTCTTTTTCCAGATTAATAATGATTTGGCTAGGGTTCAGGCTAGTGCATCAGAAGGCTTGGGAACAGATTACACCTTTGTCGGTCTGATGCCTAACAACAAAGAACGACAAGCACAAATAAAAAAGGCCTTCAAGAAGGTTTGCTTTATCACCTCATTTGAAGACCTTAAAGACCTTTCTGATAATATTGTTACCACCGATTATGTGATAAATGAAATGCTTTCATCAAGTCACAACTGCCGTTACATTGATAATCTTCCTTTCGAAAAAATGGAGCTTATTCTAAAAAGCGTTGAACAGGCTATTGAGCGTACACCTATCGAAAGTCATGATTTATATATTTAG